CGTGACCGGCGGCCCGCCGTACACCACGCTGCGGTAGACGAACTGGCCGGTGCGACGGGCGGCGCCGCCGAGGCCGGCCAGCGCGCGGACCGTGGAGCGGCGACCGTCGGCGCCGATGACCAGGTCGTACTCCGTGCGGGTGCCGTCCGCGAAGTCCACCTTGACCGGGCCGCCCTCGTCCAGCTCCAGGTTGGTGACCGCGGTGTTGTGACGAACGACTCCGCCGACCGCGGAGACGAGCACGCGCTGGAGGTCGGCGCGGGGCAGCGCACGGGACTCGCCGACGCCGTCCCAGAGCTGGCCGAGGTCCAGCTCGCAGAGCGGCTCGCCGCCGGCGTCGCAGATGGACTGGCGGTGGATGACCGCCCCGAGCGGGCGCAGCGGGCCGGTGAGACCGAGGCCGGCGAGCGCGCGGGTGGCGTTGCCGGGGAGGAAGATCGCGGCGCCGGGCCCGGCCGAGGGCGGCTCCCGGTCGACGACGTCGGGCCGGAGACCGGCCATACGCAGGGCCCGAGCGACGCCCAGACCGGCGATGCCGGCGCCGACGATCAGGATCCGCAGGGTGGTACCGGCCATGTGAGCGACGCCTCCGAGGGGTGGGCACGCGTTGAAGCCAAGAGATTACTCGCCGCGAACGGCACCATGGTAGAGGCGGATGACCGGTCCTGCCGTCGGGTGACCACGAGTTCGCATATTTGCGCAGCTCAACACGCGGCCACCCGACGTGGAAGTTCTATCGCTGGACGCGCGCGCCCTTGCCGCCGACCAGCGCCTCCACCTCACGCAGCGACGCCATCGACGTGTCGCCGGGCGTGGTCATGGCCAGCGCGCCGTGCGCGGCACCGTACTCCACCGCCCGCTCGATGCCGTAGCCCTCGAGCAGCCCGTAGATGAGGCCCGAGGCGAAGCTGTCGCCGCCGCCGACCCGGTCCATGATCTCCAGACCGGGGCGGTGCGTGGCCTCCGCGAACGTGCCGTCCTGCCAGGCGATGGCGCCCCAGTCGTTGACCGTGGCGGTCTTCACGGTGCGCAGCGTGGTCGCGACGACCTGGAAGTTCGGGTAGTCCTTGACCGCGGCCTCGATCATCGCGCGGAACGCGGCGGTCTCCAGGTTGTCCAGGTTCTCCGAGACGCCGTGCACCTCGAAGCCGAGGGACGCGGTGAAGTCCTCCTCGTTGCCGATCATGACGTCGACGTACCGGGCCAGGCGGCGGTTGACCTCCTGCGCCCGATCCTTGCCGCCGATCGCCTGCCAGAGGCTGGGCCGGTAGTTCAGGTCGTAGGAGACGATCGTGCCGTGGCGGTGCGCGGCCTCCATCGCGGCCTCGATCACGTCCGGCGTGGTCTCGGAGAGCGCGGCGTAGATGCCGCCGGTGTGCAGCCACCGGACGCCGAGCGTGCCGAACAGGTGCTCCCAGTCCACGTCGGACGGCTTGAGCTGGGACGCGGCGGTCAGGCCCCGGTCGGAGACGCCGACCGCGCCGCGCACGCCGAAGCCGCGCTCGGTGAAGTTCAGCCCGTTCCGCACGGTACGGCCGATGCCGTCGTACTTCGCCCAGTGCACGAAGGACGTGTCCACGCCGCCCTGCAGCACCAGGTCCTCGAGCAGCCGGCCGACCTCGTTGTCCGCGAACGCGGTGACCACGGCGGTGCGCTTGCCGAACGCGCGGCGCAGGCCACGGGCCACGTTGTACTCCCCGCCGCCCTCCCAGGCGCGGAACGAGCGGGCCGTCTTGATCCGGCCCTCGCCCGGGTCGAGACGGAGCATGATCTCGCCGAGGCTCACCGCGTCGAACGCGGCGTTCTCCCTGATCGTCAGCATGCGGCGGCCTCCTTGAGCGCGGCGGCGGTGCGGGCGGTGACCTCGGCCCAGTCCTGGGCGGCGAGCAGGTCGGGGGCGACCATCCAGGTGCCGCCGACCGCGAGCACGGACTTCAGGCCCAGGTAGTCGGCGAGGTTCTTGGTGGTCACGCCGCCGGTCGGGATGAACCGGACGTTCGCGTACGGCGCGGAGAGCGCCTTGATCATCGGCGCGCCACCGAGCTGCTCGGCCGGGAAGAACTTGACCGTGGTCAGGCCCGCGTCCAGCGCCATCTGGATCTCGGTGCCGGTGGCGACGCCGGGGAAGACCGGCACGCCGAGGGCCTGGCACCGCTCCACCACGCGCGCGGAGAAACCGGGGCTGACCACGAACCTGGCGCCGGCCTCCACCGCCTGGTCGACCTGCTCGACGCGGGTCACGGTCCCGGCACCGACCAGCAGCTCGTCGCGCCGGGCCATCGCCCGGATCGCGTCGGCCGCGGCGTCGGTGCGGAACGTCACCTCGACGCTGCGCAGGCCGCCCGCGAGCAGCGCGCCGGCCAGCCCGTCGGCGGCGGACGCGTCGTGGAGCACGACCACCGGCAGGATGCGCCCGGCCTCGATCGTCTGTTCAAGATGGCGAACGTCAGTCACGTATGTGACCATAGCCCTCGTGTCACACCCCCTGTCAAGGCGTCAAAGATGAGGGGGTACGCAGTGAGGAGCTTTCGTGACCGACGACTGGCAGCCCGTGAAGTCCGCCGACCGGACGCTGGAGATCCTGGAGCGGCTCGCCGCCCATCCCGGCCGCTCCCTGGTCGAGCTGGCCCGCGACCTGGACATCCCGAAGAGTTCGCTGCACGGCATCCTGCGCACCATGACGCGCCGCGGCTGGGTGGCGACCGACCCGACCGGCACCCGCTTCGGCCTGGGCATGCGCGCGCTCCAGGTCGGCGCCGCCTACATCGAGGCGGACGACGCGGTCGGCATGCTCGCCACCGTGCTGGACCGGCTGTCCGAGGAGCTGGGCGAGACCGTGCACCTGGGCCGGCTGGACGGGCCGAACGTGGTCTACATGGCCAAGCGGGAGTCGATCCACCCGCTGCGGCTCTACAGCGCGATCGGCCGGCACCTGCCGGCGCACGCGACCGCGCTCGGCAAGGCGCTGCTCGCCGGGCTGCCGGCCGCCGAGGTCGACGCGCTGCTCCCCCGGCCGCTGCCGGCGCTGACCGCGCACACGATCACGGATCCGGGCGCGCTGCGCGCGGAACTGGACGCGATCGCGGCACGGGGCTGGTCGATGGACCGGCAGGAGAACACGGACGGCATCGTCTGCTTCGCGATGACGGTGCCGCTGCGGCTGCCGGCCACGGACGCGATCAGCATCTCGATCCCGGCCGCGCGGGTGAACGCGTCCACCGAGGAGCGGGTGCTGGACGCGCTGCGGCGCGGGCTGGCGGGCGTGCGGGCGGCCCGGGCACTGCTCTCCTGACGGCCGCGCGCGCCGTCAAGCCCGCGGCGCGAGACTGGACTTAAGAAGAAGAAAAGGCGCCTTCGGGTTGCCTGCGGTTTTCGGGCGTGTAAATCTGTTAACGCCCCCTGGGAGCGCTCCCGGTGCTGGTCGCCCACTGGGCCAGGTAGCGCAGCCCCGCCGCGTCGGCTCAACCGGCGCTGCACCGTTTCAACGGTCGACATATCGACGAACGTCGAAACTGGGGGCGTGACACGGAACCCACCATCCGGCTCCACGGACATCCTCGTGAGGACTCTACCCATGAAACGACCGATCCGCGCCATCGCGGCGGCCGCGCTACTGCTGGCGGGCACCGCCACCGCGTTCGTGGTGAACAGCGCCGCCAACGCCGCCACCGAGATCTGTCAGCAGTACGGTTCGACCACGATCCAGAACCGGTACGTCGTGCAGAACAACCGCTGGGGCACGTCGGCGGAGCAATGCATCAACGTGACCGACACCGGTTTCTCGATCACCCGGCAGCAGGGCGTCGGCAACACCAGCGGCGCGCCGGTGTCCTACCCGTCGGTCTTCCTCGGCTGCCACTACACGAACTGTTCGCCGGGCACGAACCTGCCGATCCAGGTGAGCGCGATCAACAACGCGACCAGCTCGATCGACTACACGTTCGTGAACGGCGCCACGTACAACGCGTCCTACGACATCTGGCTCGACCCGTCGCCGAAGCGGGACGGCGTCAACCAGATGGAGATCATGATCTGGTTCAACCGGCAGGGGAACATCCAGCCGATCGGCTCGCCGGTCGGCTCGGCCACGGTCGGCGGCCGGACCTGGGAGGTCTGGCAGGGCAGCAACGGCGCGAACAACGTCATCTCGTACCTGGCGCCGTCCGCGATCACGTCCTGGAACTTCAGCGTGCTGGACTTCATCAACGACATCCGCAACCGGGGCGCGATCACCAACTCGTGGTACCTGACCAGCATCCAGGCCGGTTTCGAGCCGTGGATCGGCGGCGCGGGCCTGGCGGTCAACTCGTTCTCGGCCGCGGTCAACGGTCCCGGCACGAATCCGACAACGGTGCCGCCGACCACGGCGTCCCCGACGCCGCCGAGCACCACCTCGCCGCCGCCCGGCCCGGCCGGCGGATGCACGATCACCTATGACACGAATGCCTGGAACAGCGGCTTCACCGCCAACGTGACGGTACGGAACACCGGCAGCACCGCGATCAACGGCTGGGACCTCGGGTTCACACTCCCGGCCGGCCAGCGGGTCGGAAATTCTTGGAATGCCACCGTTACCCAGACCGGGCAGACTGTCTCTGCGAAGAACATTGCGTGGAACGGCGTGATCGCCGCCGGTGGCACCGCGGCGTTCGGGTTCCAGGCGAGCTCCACGGGCGCGTTCGCGGAGCCGGGCGCGTTCACCCTGAACGGCACAGCCTGCGCGGTCGCCTAACCCCGCGCAGTTCCCACAGAGGAGGGGCCGGCCCGCACCGGCCCCTCCTCGCTTGTCCCGGGGCGGTGCGCCGCAGCGCATATCCGGACATTTTTCGGGTAGACCGGTGCGGTGGATGACGTGACCGTTGTCGTGGCCAGCCGGAACCGGCGCGCACAGCTGCTTCGCTACCTGCCGCGGCACGAGGCGCCGGTGATCCTGGTGGACAACGCGTCGGAGGACGGTACGGCGGAGGCGGTCTCGGCCGCGTTACCGCACGTCCACGTGGTGCGGTCGGCCGTCAACCTCGGCGCGGCCGGGCGCAACGTCGGCGCGGAACTGGCCGAGACCCGGTTCGTGGCGTTCGCGGACGACGACTCGTACTGGGAGGCCGGCTCGCTCGGCAAGGCCGCGGCGCTGCTGGACGCGCATCCGCGCGCGGCGCTGCTCACCGGCCAGGTGCTGGTGGGTGCGGACGGGCGCGCCGACCCGATCTCCGCCGCCATGGAGGCGGCACCGCTCGGCACGCCCACCGACCTGCCCGGCCCCTCGGTCCTCGGCTTCCTGGCGTGCGCGGCCGTGGTCCGGCGGGACGCGTTCCTCGCCGTGGGCGGCTTCAACCCCACGCTGCACGTGTACGGCGAGGAGGCGCTGCTCGCCATGGATCTCGCGGCGGCGGGCTGGGGGCTGGCGTACGTACCGGCGCTGACGGTCCGGCACCTGCCGCTCCCGGCCGGCCGGGACGTCGCGGGCCGCCGGCGCCGTCAGGCCCGCAACGACCTGCTCACGTCGTGGCTGCGCCGCCCGCTGCCGATCGCGGCCGCGGCCGCCCGGTCGGCCTGGCGCACGGGCGGGCCCGCACGCGGCGGACTGGCCGACGCGGCGCGGCTGCTGCCGTGGGTGCTCCGGCACCGCCGGCCGCTCCCGGCGCACGTCGAGGCCGCGGTCCGCACGCTCGCCTCGGCCGCACCCGCCGGGGCGTAACGGCACGCGGACCGAGGTTTGGCCGCCGCCCGGCCGGGAACGGATCGACGGGGACGAACGTCGACACCGGGCGGGGGATCGATCGATGGCCGCACTCCGCGCACGGGCCGTCCAGGTGCTCGACCTGAACTGGGCCGGTGACCACACGGTGCCGGCCCGCTCGCTCTACCCGCACCAGTGGAGCTGGGACTCGGCGTTCACCGCGATCGGCCTCGCCCACGTCCGCCCGGACCGCGCGTGGCGGGAGCTGCACACGCTGTTCCGGGCCCAGTGGGCGGACGGCCGGGTGCCGCACATCGTCTTCAACCCGGAGGTCCCGGCGGAGAACTACTTCCCCGGGCCCGGGTTCTGGGACGCGCCGGCCACGCCGCACCTGCCGCCGCGCTCGACCACCGGGCTGGTGCAGCCGCCGGTGCACGCGCTCGCGGTGCACGAGGTCTTCCGCCGCACCGGTGACCGCGGCCGGCTGGCCTGGTTCTACCCGCGACTGTGCGCGCAGCAGGACTACCTGGCCGCACGCCGCGACGCCGGCGCCGACGGCCTGGTGTCGATCACGCACCCGTGGGAGTCCGGTCTCGACAACAGCCCCGGCTGGGACACCGCGATGGCACGCGTGCCGGCCGACCCGGAGCTGCTGCGCGTCCACCGGCGCCGGGACAACGTGGTCGCGGCGCCCGCGCACCGGCCCACGGACGAGGACTACTCCCGGTTCCTGGCGATCGCGGGCGCGTACCGGGATCGCGGCTACGACGACACGGACCTGGTCGGGCGGCACCCCTTCGTGATGGAGTGCCCGTCGTTCAACGCGCTGTACGCGCTCGCGGAGAGCACGCTGGCCGAGATCGCGGCGGAGCTGGGCCGGCCCGGCGCGCACCACCGCGAGCGCGCGCGGGCCGTGGTCACCGCGATGGTCGCGCACCTCCACGACCGCCGGACCGGCATGTTCCACGCACGTGACGTGCTCTCCGGTGAGCGGTCCCCGGCGCGATGCGTCAACGGCCTGGTGCCGCTGGTGCTGCCCGGGCTGCCGGACGAGGTGGTGACGTCGCTGATCGAGGTGGCCACGTCACCCCGGTTCGGGCTGGGCGGCCCGCTGCCGGTGACCAGCTACGACCGGACCGCGGCCGACTTCGACGCCGTCCGGTACTGGCGCGGCCCGATCTGGATCAACATGAACTGGCTGCTCCGGCGCGGACTGATCGGGCACGGCCGGGCGGCGCTCGCGGCGGTGCTGCGCGACCGGACGCTCGGCCTGATCGACGCCGGCGGCAGCTTCGAGTACTACGACCCGCGCACCGGCGCCGGCCTCGGCGCGCCGGAGTTCAGCTGGACCGCGGCGCTCGCGCTGGACCTGCTGTCGGATCCCCTCGATTAGTGGGTGCAGATCAGCGCGACCGTGGCGCCGGTGGCGATCATCAGGGCCAGCGTGACGGCCGCGTACTGCAGACGGCGCAGGAGCAGGAGGCGGCGGTCGTGCCGGCGGCGATCGGGGCACGCCTCCGGGGTCGCGGCGGGCACGGTGCCGCCGCCCGGTGCGGTGCCGCCGGTCGATGCCGTGCCGGCGGCCGGTGCGGCGGGGGCCGGTGACGGGCGTGGGCCGGGGGTGACGTTGCGACCGGGAGCACCGCGGTATCGGCGGGACGCCTGGTTGATCGAGGGGCGCGGGGGTGGATCGGTCGTCACCGAAGCATTTTCGAGTGCGGGACGCGGCATTGACAACATAAAATGCCGATTCGCACGTGTCCCGTTTCGGACGCCTTGGAATAAGCGTTTCGTGCAATTCCCACGATGTTCAGCTTCCGGCGACTGAGCGACACTAGCCAATGACTACGGGTATTTACTATGGTCGGCGGCGGGCTTTGGGAGGTGCTGGTGGCTGAGGAGATCCTGCCATTCACCGGCGACCCCGACTCGGTCGTCCACGCAGCCGAGCGGGCGCGCGCCAGTGCGTCCCCGCTGATCCTGATCGGGCCGGCCGAGGTCGCGGACGGTCATTCGCGGCGCGTCCGGGAACTGTTCGCGGCGGTCGAGTCGAGGGCGACCAGGCCGGTCCGGTTGCGGCACGGCGCGTACGACGGCGGCGTGGCACCCGCGCACGTGCTGCGCGCGCTGGAGCTGCCGCCGGGCATGGACCCACCCCCGGCCGGCACGGTCAACCCGTACCTGCTGGCCACCTCCGGTGAGGTCTTCCGCCGCGGTCTGCGGGCCGGCCTGCCGGCGCCGGTGCTCACCCGGACGATCAGCTGCACGCGCGCGCCGTGCCCGTCCACCGCGCAGTGCGGGCACTGCGCGGCCTGCCTGACCCGCCGGGCCGGTCTGCTGGCCGCGCTCGGCCGTGACAACACGCCGTACCTGTCCGATGCATGGAACGTTGCCGATCACGACGACACGCTCCGTGATCACGAGGCGATCCGCGCCTGGCTCCGTCGCGATCTGATGGACGTTGAGCTGCGGATTCCCGTCACCGCACCGACGGATACCTCCGTCGAACGGCTACGGGCGGCGGCCGAACAGGGCCGGATCGAGTTAAGGCGAATGTTCGACACCGGGGGTGACCGAAGGTCGGAACCTTCGGCCGCATAGCCGATGGTTGCTCACCGAGCCGGTGGGCATGTGAACCGCTCAGCGGAGTCCGGGCACGGCGAACGCGAGCAGAATTAGCCTTGCACGGCCGTCCGGCACCATTCGGGCGCCGGCACCGAGGTTCGTCCAGCCCCGACGTCGACCGGCCCGCCACCGCGGCCCGGCACGCGGCCGGCACCACGCTGAGCGTCCTCACCACCGACCGGCAGGAACCTGTCCGGCGACGCGGCCCACCGGCCGCGCCCGGAGACAAGGGGGCGCTTCGATGCCCGGCAACCACCCCGATCCGCTGGCCGAGCTGCTCGCAGCCGGCGCGGCCACCGTGGAGCGGCCGCACCTCGGTGCCGGCTACCGCGGATACGACACGCCGAGGCCCAAGGGCGGGACCGTGGATCTGCGCATCGTCATGCACTGGCGGCACTCCGGGAAGATCACTGTGGACGGCCTGGGGCGGCTCGCGTTCCCGGTGCTGCCGGACCGGCCCGGTCTCTACCGCTTCACCTGGGTCGACTCGATCTGCGGACACCGCACGTTCGTCGGTGAGACCGGCAACCTGTGGCGGCGGCTCATCGCCTACCGGCACCCGGGCCCGGCCTCCGTCAGCGATCAGTACGTCAGTGACCTGCTGCTGAGCCACCTGAACGCGGGCGGCACCGCCGACGTGGCGATCGCCATGTACGGCGCGCTGCACGTCAGCGGTACCGAACGGGAGCTGGACCTCGCTTCCGCCGCGTCCCGGGAGCTGGCCGCCGGCGCCGCGCTGATGCAGTGCGCGGTCGCGGGCGACACCGACGTCGTCAGTTAGCCGGCGGCTCGTCCTTGCCGGCCTCCTCCAGCGCGTCCGCCTCCTCCTTGGTGGCGTGCACCGCGCCGTCCGCGTGCTCCGGCGGGCCGTAGACCGTGTAGAGCACGAGCGGGTTCGGCCCCTCGTTGGTGAAGTTGTGCTTGGCGCCGGCCGGGACGATGACCATGTCACCCTGGCTGACCTTGCGCGTCTGGCCGCTGACCTTGGCCTGGCCGACGCCGCTGACGAAGGTGAGGATCTGGTCCACCTCGTGGACCTCCTCACCGATCTCGCCGCCGGCCGGGATCGTCATGATCACGACCTGCGTGTGCTTGCCGGTCCAGAGGACGCGACGAAAATCCGAGTACTGTTCCGCGACGGTGGCGATCGTGTAGTGCTCCATGGTGTCAGTTCTACCCCCGCGGTCCCCTCGTCACTCAGGTCTTCCGGCCCGTGTTGCGCGGATCGCCCGCGCTCGCTCAGGTCGTCCGGAGCGACCATCGGCCCGGCCGCGCGAGCCCGTCGGCCGGCGGCGTGACCCGGTCGTGGCGGCGGGCCCGGAACAGCAGCAGGGACAGCACGGCCGCGCCGAGCGCCAGCACCCCCGCGACGTACCAGGCCAGGTCGTACTCGCCGAGCCGGTCGCGGACCAGACCGGCCGCGGTCGCCGCGATCGCGGCACCGACCTGGTGCGCGGCGAAGACCCAGCCGAACACGACCGCGCCGTCGCCGCCGAAGTAGGTGCGGCACAGTGCCACGGTCGGCGGCACCGTCGCCACCCAGTCCAGGCCGTAGAACAGGATGAAGACCAGCATGCTCGGGCCGCTGTCCGCCGCGAACAGCGTGGGCAGCACCAGCAGCGACAGGCCGCGCAGCGCGTAGTAGGCGCCGAGCAGGATCCGGCCGTCGAACCGGTCGGTCAGCCAGCCGGACGCGATCGTGCCGACGATGTCGAACACGCCGATCAGCGCGAGCAGGCCCGCGGCCGCGGTCTCCGCCATGCCGTGGTCGTGCGCGGCCGGGATGAAGTGCGTGCCGACCAGCCCGTTCGTGGTCGCGCCGCAGATCGCGAAGCCGCCGGCCAGCAACCAGAACGCGCGGGTACGCGAGGCGGCGCCGAGCGCGCGCACCGCCCGTACCGCCGCGTTGCCCCGGGGTTTCTGATCCTGATCTTCCACCGAGCCGCCGTAAGCGGTCGTGCCCAGGTCCCGCGGGTGATCCCGGAGGAAGAACCAGATCAGCGGTACGACCAGCAGCGCGGCCACGGTGACGGTCAGCGACGCGGTCCGCCAGCCGCTGTCCCGGACCAGCACGGCCAGGATCGGCAGGAAGATCAGCTGCCCGGCCGCGCCGCCCGCGGTCAGCACGCCGGTGACCAGGCCGCGCCGCCGCACGAACCAGCGCCCGGTCACGGTCGCCACGAACGACAGCGCCATCGAGCCGGTGCCGAGGCCGACCAGCACGCCCCAGCAGAGCAACAGCTGCCAGCTCTCCGTCATGAACACGGTCAGCCCGCTGCCGGACGCGACCAGCAGCAGCGCGACCGCGGCGACCCGGCGGATGCCGAACCGGTCCATCAGCGCGGCCGCGAACGGCGCGGTCAGGCCGTAGAGCAGCAGGTTGACGCTGACGGCCGCGGAGATCACGGCGAGCGGCCAGCCGAACTCCGCGTGCAGCGGATGCAGCATCACGCCGGGCGTGGCGCGGAAGCCGGCCGCGCCGACCAGCGCCACGAACGCGACGGCCGCGACGAACCAGGCGGGGTGAATTCCAACTCGAGGAGAGCGCACGAGAAACGAGTCTCGGCACATGTGACCCCTCGAGCTAGTGGCCCGCAGGCCATCATGCGTAAGAATCGGGCCATGTCCGCTGATCCGCGCCACCTGGTGGCCGTGCTCGCGCTGCCCGGCGTCGTCCCGTTCGACCTGGGCACGGCCGTGCAGCTGTTCCGCTCCGCGCGCGACGCGGCCGGCCACCGCCTCTACCGCACCCGCACCTGCACGCCGGACGGCCGCGCGATCCTGGCGAGCGCCGGCATCATGATCGCGCCGGAGGACGGCACCGACCTGGCACTGCTGGCCGAGGCGGACACGGTCGTGGTGCCGGGCGTCGACTCCGGGCCACCGGTCGAGGACGGCACGCTGGATCCCGCGGTCACCGCCGCGCTGCGGGCCGCGCACGCGCGTGGCGCCCGGATCGTGTCCATCTGCACCGCGTCGATGGTGCTGGCCGCGGCCGGCCTGCTCGACGACCGGCCGGCCACCACGCACTGGTGGTGGATGGACACGTTCCGGCGCCTCTACCCGCGGGTGCGGCTGAACCCGGACGTGCTCTTCGTCGACGACGGACCGGTGCTCACCTCGGCCGGCGTGGCCGCCGGGATCGACCTGTGCCTGCACATCATCCGCACCGACCACGGCAGCGAGGTGGCGAACCGGGCCGCCCGCCGCTGCGTGGTGCCGTCCTGGCGGGAGGGCGGCCAGGCGCAGTTCATCGAACGGCCGGTCCCGGCCTCCCCGGCCGGCGCGGACACGGCCGCGACCCGGGCCTGGGCGCTGGACCGGCTGGACACGCCGCTGTCACTGCCGGAGCTGGCCGGGCACGCGCGGATGAGCGTGCGCACGTTCACCCGCCGGTTCCGCGAGGAGACCGGCGTCAGCCCGAACCGCTGGCTGCTGCAACGCCGCGTCGACCTGGCCCGCCGGCTGCTGGAGACCACGTCGCTGAACGTGGACCAGATCGCCCGCCGCTGCGGTCTCGGCACCGCCGCGTCACTGCGCCAGCACCTGCACGCCGCCATCGGCGTCGCCCCCAGCGCGTACCGCCGGTCGTTCAGCGCGGTGTCGCGCCGGTGACGGTGAGGCGGATGGCGTAGAGGGAGGTGGTGGCCGTGAGGTAGAGGTGGTTGCGCTTCGGGCCGCCGAACGTGAGGTTGGCGACGCACTCCGGCACGTGCAGCTTGCCGAGCAGCGTGCCGTCCGGGTCGAAGCAGTGCACGCCGTCCGAGGCCGCGGCCCAGAGCCGACCCGCGTCGTCCAGGCGCAGCCCGTCGAAGCTGCCGGTGTCGCAGGAGCCGAAGACCGCGCCGCCGGTCAGCGTGCCCTCGTCGGTGACCCGGAAGCGGCGGATGTGCCGCCGCGCGCTGTCCACGATGTAGAGCAGCGACTCGTCGGGCGAGAACGCCAGCCCGTTCGGCCGGTCGAAGTCGTCCGCGACCAGGCGCACCTCGCCGGTGGCCGGATCGGCGCGGTAGACGTTGCAGGCGCCGATCTCGCTCGGCGCCCGGTGTCCCTCGTAGTCGCTGTCGATGCCGTAGCTCGGGTCGGTGAACCAGATCGCACCGTCGGAGTGCTCGACCAGGTCGTTCGGGCTGTTCAGGCGCTTGCCGTCGTACCGGTCCGCGATCACGGTGAGGCTGCCGTCGTGCTCGGTCCGGGTGACGCGCCGGTTGCCGTGCTCGCAGCTGACCAGGCGCCCGGCCCGGTCCATCACGTGGCCGTTGGCGTACCCGGACGGTTCGCGGAACACGCCCACGACGCCGGTCGTCTCGTCGTACCGCAGGATCCGCTCGTTCGGGATGTCGCTGAAGACCAGGTAGCGGCCGGCCGGGAAGTACGCCGGGCCCTCGGTCCAGCGGCAGCCGGTGTGCAGCCGCTGCAGCCACCGGTCCCCTCGGATCCCGTCGAACCGCTCGTCCAGGGCCTCGAAGCGCGCGTTCACCAGCTCGGTCATCCCGACAGGCTAAACCGGCGCGGGGGACGTAGCCTGTAGCGCGTGGTGGAGCGGGCGGAAGCGCGGCAGGTGCTGGCCGCGGGACGCCGGCTGCGGGACGCCGCCGAGCGGGTCGCGGACGGCGATCGGCACATTCGGGGCGAGGCACGCGACGCCTACCTGCGGGAACGCGAGCAGTTGCTGGCCCGGCACCTGGAGACGCTGCCGGTCTCGGCGCTGCGCGACGCGGGCGGCCCGAAGATCCGCACCGCGCCGCTGGAGAAGGCCGGGCTGACCACGATCGGTGCGGTCCGCTCCCGGTCCGAGGCCGAGCTGGCGCAGCTGCCCGGCCTGAGCGCGGCGAGCGCACGGCAGCTGAGGGCCGTGGCCGAGCAGGTGGCCGAGGCCGCGGCCCGTTCGCTGGCCGTCCGGGTCAACGTCGACACCAAGGACCGGGCCGCGACCGCGCTGCTGACCGCGACGCACCGGGTGCTGCGGGCCGAGCCCGCGGTCGGCCCGGCACGCGGACCGGCCCGGCGCCTGGTCGACGAGCTCGAGTCCGCGCTGCGCTCCGCGTCCGTCGCGGGCAGCCTGCTGCGGATGCTGTTCGCCGGGCGGACCCGCAAGGAGCGCGCCGGCGCCGCGGTCGACCAGCTGCGGCGGCTCGTCGAGGACGCGGAGCGGGAGAAGCTCCCCGCGAAGCTCGCCAAGGCCGAGCGGGCGATCCGCGAACGGCCGGCGTCACCGCGCACGGTCTGGAAGGACTTCGAGAAACGGTCCGCGGAGTACTACACCGCGTTCGGTGATCTCGGTGCCGAGCAGCCGGACGTCGACTCGTCGCAGGGCTTCCTG
This genomic window from Catenuloplanes niger contains:
- a CDS encoding FAD-dependent monooxygenase, producing MAGTTLRILIVGAGIAGLGVARALRMAGLRPDVVDREPPSAGPGAAIFLPGNATRALAGLGLTGPLRPLGAVIHRQSICDAGGEPLCELDLGQLWDGVGESRALPRADLQRVLVSAVGGVVRHNTAVTNLELDEGGPVKVDFADGTRTEYDLVIGADGRRSTVRALAGLGGAARRTGQFVYRSVVYGGPPVTDWTGLLGAHSSFVVMPMGDRRLYCYAHETVPDGATLPDDGLARVREVFGGYGGPVPAVLDALEKVQLAAPEEVEVGGWSRGRVLLVGDAAHSTSPTLSQGAAMALEDAIVLAEVLRTHAGDLPAALAAYEKRRRPRTRWVLDRTRDRDRTGDVAPDTRDPLLRKRGDRIFRDYYAPLRDPA
- a CDS encoding sugar kinase — translated: MLTIRENAAFDAVSLGEIMLRLDPGEGRIKTARSFRAWEGGGEYNVARGLRRAFGKRTAVVTAFADNEVGRLLEDLVLQGGVDTSFVHWAKYDGIGRTVRNGLNFTERGFGVRGAVGVSDRGLTAASQLKPSDVDWEHLFGTLGVRWLHTGGIYAALSETTPDVIEAAMEAAHRHGTIVSYDLNYRPSLWQAIGGKDRAQEVNRRLARYVDVMIGNEEDFTASLGFEVHGVSENLDNLETAAFRAMIEAAVKDYPNFQVVATTLRTVKTATVNDWGAIAWQDGTFAEATHRPGLEIMDRVGGGDSFASGLIYGLLEGYGIERAVEYGAAHGALAMTTPGDTSMASLREVEALVGGKGARVQR
- the eda gene encoding bifunctional 4-hydroxy-2-oxoglutarate aldolase/2-dehydro-3-deoxy-phosphogluconate aldolase, whose amino-acid sequence is MTDVRHLEQTIEAGRILPVVVLHDASAADGLAGALLAGGLRSVEVTFRTDAAADAIRAMARRDELLVGAGTVTRVEQVDQAVEAGARFVVSPGFSARVVERCQALGVPVFPGVATGTEIQMALDAGLTTVKFFPAEQLGGAPMIKALSAPYANVRFIPTGGVTTKNLADYLGLKSVLAVGGTWMVAPDLLAAQDWAEVTARTAAALKEAAAC
- a CDS encoding IclR family transcriptional regulator, with protein sequence MTDDWQPVKSADRTLEILERLAAHPGRSLVELARDLDIPKSSLHGILRTMTRRGWVATDPTGTRFGLGMRALQVGAAYIEADDAVGMLATVLDRLSEELGETVHLGRLDGPNVVYMAKRESIHPLRLYSAIGRHLPAHATALGKALLAGLPAAEVDALLPRPLPALTAHTITDPGALRAELDAIAARGWSMDRQENTDGIVCFAMTVPLRLPATDAISISIPAARVNASTEERVLDALRRGLAGVRAARALLS
- a CDS encoding GH12 family glycosyl hydrolase domain-containing protein, translating into MKRPIRAIAAAALLLAGTATAFVVNSAANAATEICQQYGSTTIQNRYVVQNNRWGTSAEQCINVTDTGFSITRQQGVGNTSGAPVSYPSVFLGCHYTNCSPGTNLPIQVSAINNATSSIDYTFVNGATYNASYDIWLDPSPKRDGVNQMEIMIWFNRQGNIQPIGSPVGSATVGGRTWEVWQGSNGANNVISYLAPSAITSWNFSVLDFINDIRNRGAITNSWYLTSIQAGFEPWIGGAGLAVNSFSAAVNGPGTNPTTVPPTTASPTPPSTTSPPPGPAGGCTITYDTNAWNSGFTANVTVRNTGSTAINGWDLGFTLPAGQRVGNSWNATVTQTGQTVSAKNIAWNGVIAAGGTAAFGFQASSTGAFAEPGAFTLNGTACAVA
- a CDS encoding glycosyltransferase family 2 protein; protein product: MTVVVASRNRRAQLLRYLPRHEAPVILVDNASEDGTAEAVSAALPHVHVVRSAVNLGAAGRNVGAELAETRFVAFADDDSYWEAGSLGKAAALLDAHPRAALLTGQVLVGADGRADPISAAMEAAPLGTPTDLPGPSVLGFLACAAVVRRDAFLAVGGFNPTLHVYGEEALLAMDLAAAGWGLAYVPALTVRHLPLPAGRDVAGRRRRQARNDLLTSWLRRPLPIAAAAARSAWRTGGPARGGLADAARLLPWVLRHRRPLPAHVEAAVRTLASAAPAGA